Within Desulfovibrio litoralis DSM 11393, the genomic segment AAATTTTGAATTTTTGTGGCAAAAGACCAAGGATAGAGTTCAAGTAACTCGCTTTTTGTTCCGAAATAATGAGTGGAACAAAGTTCGGCTTCTCTCAAATCTTGTTTTAAGTCTGAGATTTCTCCGGCTCCAAGATAGCGTAGGGCTTTATTGCAAAGTTCAACAACTCCTGCTTCATATCCGAGTGCGGGTAAAGTTTCTTGTGTGGTAGACATAATTAAGATACCTTTTGGTTATAAGCAGGTGCGTTTATTCACCTGCTTATAACTTTAGTTTTTTAGTTCAGCGTTATTAAATATTAACTTTAATCTTAACCTTATTTTATATAATAGTATTAAAATTAAGGTAGATAGTTAAAGGCAATGTCAACATTTCCGGTTGCGGCTGTGTCATCTGTGCTGATAAAAACCTTAATATAAGTGCGTGCATCACTGGGGATAGGAAGTCTGGCTATTTCTTCACCAATATTCCATGTTCTGCTGCTTGCCCCCATAGTGCGTTTAAAGCTGACTGGTAATGCGGTAAAACTAATTCCATCAGCACTGTCTTCCACGCGTATTGAAATACTTTTATTGGCGTTTAAAACAACGTTTTGAGCCGCACTCATCATTATTTCGGCAGAGCCAAGGGCAGACGCATTTTTACTTACACCTTGATTTCCGACGCTTTCTGTGTTTTTAGGAACGGCTTGATTTTTTGCTAAATATTCATCATGTACTCGTAAAGTGTGTCCGTACATATTTTTTCCTTTTAATATTTTACTTTAAGGTTTGTTTTTTATTAAAATTAAGATGGTTATCTTGTTTTATAGAGTAACGGCTTTTTCCGCATTATCCAAAAAGTTGTAAGAAGTAACGATTTCAATGCCGTTCCAATGTGTAATCATACGATCAACATCTTTGCTTCCTGAGCTGATATGCAAGGAATCTGCTTTATATTTGCAGAGCATATTTCTTGTTTTTTCATGCATAAACAAATAAGTTGACCCCGGGGTGGCTCTAACTTCGGCTAACATATCGTCAATCATGGTAGCGGTTGGGATACTGCTTGCAGTTATGTTTACCAAAGCGGAAACAGAATTTTTATTGCCAATTTGTATGCCCAAATAAGACTTTAAACGTAAGCCGTAGACCAAAACACCGTTTCTGGCAGGATTCGTACTTTTATATAAATCTCCGCCATTTAAAGATTGGGTATTTAACAAAGTTCCTTGATTAAAACATTGTGGACCATATAGCCCGCAAGTTTCACCGGAAACAAAGCGTACTGCCAATATAGAGTTTCCAAGACCTGTACCGCCGGCAGAAAAAGCTTTTTTGTTTTGCACGGCAAAAGCACGGAAATTATCATAAATAATACGTTGTTCCGCACTCATGCCAGATTTGCGAATAATTTTTGGCAGTTTTTTTGAAAAATAAGCTTCTTTTCCGCCAAATAAATTTGCAGTATCTTCGGGACATTCGATTTCTCCGCCTAAAATAGCTAAATCAACCTTTTTCAACGTGCTGGAAAGTTCAAGTTCGGGTAAAGGGGCGTTCATTTCTACCCAGCCAGCACCCGTAATATCTTCCACATCTTCATACATATTCCAAAGATCATGACTTGCGGGTTCAAAAGGAATAACACCCAAAATAGGGGCTTCTTCGGTTAATTGATCTACTTGTTGTGGTTGTTTGCGAGCAAAACGGGTCGCTAAATTTTTTAAAGTTTCTCCCATGAAAATGTCCTCTTTTTTGTTAAAGTGTTACTTTAAATGTTGATTATTTATTTGTATTATTAAATACTTCTGTGCGTAAAAACTCTTCTGTTGACATAGGGCGAAATAAATCTGAACCTGTGTTATTTAATCCTAAACTGTCTTCAGACAATGATTCGCCGACTAAAGCCATAAGTTCTGCAAACACGGGGTTATTCCCAAGACCGGCAGCTAAAAGAGCGGCAAGTCTTCCGCCTAAGCGTTTATCCATGACATGAGCGGCATGCCTGGCAAGATTTAAACGCCTTTGAAAATTGCCTTGCCAAAGTTGACGTAAAATAGCTTCACAGTGATCAGCACCCTCACGATTGGCTAGTTTTTGTTCGGCTAAATAAAAATCAATAGCCTGTTGAGCCAACTCAGGGGAAAGACCATTGTTAAAACAAAACTCGCAATATCTTTCTAAAATTCCCTTATCCACCTGATTTAAACAGTCAGCATTATTAAAACGCAGTTGATATTCATCACGTTTGCGTTTTGCCTCTTGTTGTGCTTCGTTGTCTGTAATATTTTGCATCAAAGTTGATGAAAGCATGCTTGTATGGCTTTCATCTTGTGAGGTTTGAGCTTTTGGCTCTTGATTTTTCGTCAAAACAACGGGCGGAACTATACTGCCTGTTGATTGAGCTGTTTGTTGCGTTAATGGTTTTTGTTCCATTCTTTTAACTCCTTTAAGTGTATAACCGGTTAATTTTTAATACTTAACCAATTGTTTATGGGCGAATGCTTAGACCTGCTTATAAAGTTAACTTTAAAGCAGTTTATTTTGTGCTTAATGTTAAAGCAGTGCTTTAACGTTGGGCTTGGGCTTGAGGTTTAATAAAAAGGTATTTAGCTGTATTTTAATGATTAATTAATGAATATGTTTTTAGTAATAATACTTTTTAGCTTTCATCTCTTTATTCAGAACGCATAAATTCTTGACTGAGTTCTTTTGATTCTAAAAGGTTTAAACGCACTAAAGCCAATGGGTTTGCTAAACTGATTTCAGCACGACGTTCAAGACAATAGTTTAATAACCCGAGTTGTGAATTTGTTTCCGTGTAATTTTGTGGGCAAGTATGTTGAGTTAAACTGAGCGGATAACCGTTCCACGCCGTAGCAAGCCAACGCTTTAAAACTCTTTCACCCGCTCCGTTTGGCATATTTAAAACGAGGCGTAAATCTTCTAAATATCTTATTAATTCCAGTTGAGTTTTACTGTTTTCTGTTGCGTCTTCGGGGTTTGACCAAAACAAAGAAGAGATTCCCGTGTTTTGAGTTGTTCCTTTTGTGGGCATAAGTTTGGCAGGATTCCAATTTTGTGCTTCGTCCAGTAAAGACTTTAACTTTGCATCTAAGGTATCATGGCTTGTTTTATGGTTTTCTTGAGTTAAGTCTCTGTTATCTTTGTCTGTTTTTTCTTTTATGTTGAGTGTATTTTTTATTAGTTTCATTTTACTTCTCTGGTTTTATCTTTGTCTTTGTTTTGAGATTCGGAATTTGTTGAATTATTCATTTCTTTAAACATATTATCTAAAACTTTATCTAAAAATGGGGTGAGTTTTTTGTTGAATAAACCTGAGAGTTCTTTTTCAAAAATAGCTTTGGTGCTTTGTTCTTGTTGTTTTTGGCGAATATTTTTTAATTCGTCATTTGAATTGACCATGCTTGCAGGAACTCCGGCGAGATTTGCCAATTCGTCAATAGCTTGTTCAAAATTAAGCTTTTCCAAAACAGTAGGCGAAAGACCGGCAAGGCTCGCCACATCAGCGGTTAAACGCCGAATACTGTTGGCTGTTCCAATTTTTTGGGCTTGAGCCAGGCTTGAAACAAATTCAATCTTTAACGGAACATCAATCAGTTCTTTTGGCATTTCCGGTAAAGCTCCGGATCTTTGTAAAATTCCAAACGCCCGCGTAATTAATGGCGATAAAATTTCGCTTTGATGCCTTTCCACCACAGGTCCGAGTAAAAGCAATTTTTCGTTGCTACGTTCCAAAACTTCAGTCGCAGTAAGATTATTGAGCTTTCCACCAGCAAACATCAGGAATAAATCGTTAAATAACCCTTCTTTGATTGATTGGCGTACGTCTTCTATTTTACTTGAAAGGGCGTTTAAATTAGGGTGAATTTGATACAAAGGAGCGATAGCATCACTTTGTCCGGGGGTTACAAAATTAACCGCTCCCGGAATTAAAGATAAACGCTGTTTAAAACCCAGTGGAACACGCATGGGCGGATTAACCATTTTATGAACCGCCAATAGTTGGCTTTTATTCATTTCTTGCAACATGCGAATATCCGGCAAGGTATCAAGACCCGGTGAGCGTCCATAAATTTCTCCGCTTATAACTTCCCACCTTGCACATAAATGTGGAAACTCGGAAAAACCTCCCTCATGCAAGAGTTCAGTGGCACTGTTATCAACCTCAAACAGAATAGACGCATAGGGCAAGTTTGCGTGATCGATAAAGTTTGGTTTGCGTTGATGTCTTGGTTCTACTAAGTGAACAAGTTCTATGCTTTGGCTTGCATCTTTAGAAAGTAGTTTTTGGGCGTTGCTTGAAAGGCGAGAGACTCCAAAGCGAGAAGCCAAAACAGAAAGTGGAACTTTTATGTGTCTTGCGACGCTTGTAATACGTCCATTTTCACCGATACCCCAACTGTATTCCCCCGCACTCAAACATTCAAAACGAAAATTATATTCAGGACAAGCTTCCATATAAAGATTGGCAGAACCAAAAACCGCCAGTTCCGTATATAAACTATGAATTGCAGAATAAAAATTAGAACGGGCAAGTGAGGCATATATACGATTTTCAACTTCATCAAGCCAACGTCTTATTGGGCCTGAGTTATGAGTTTCGTTGGCGAAACTGCGTAGGCGAAACCAAGGGCGAGCCGGGCTACTTAAGCCACTTTGCATGCCTGAGGCTAAAATGCGTACGGCTCGAATCGCCGTTGCATCAAAAATATTTTTTGAACTGCTGTTGCTTTTTAGAGTGTCATATTGAGAGGTCAAATTTTTTGCCCCACGTCCCGGAGCTAAATATTTTGCCAACTCACCCCAAACCTCATTCATGGGTTGGCGATGTTGCTCTAATAAATTAACTCTGGCTTTAGCTTTTTCTAGGGTTGTTTGTTTCATACTGTTATCCTGTTGTTTTATATGGTTTTTAAACCGATAAAATTAATTTCTGCCTCCATATTTATTGCTTGCTGAAATTGTTTGATTTCTTTATCCTGTATTCAGAATATAAAAATCACCAAATTGTTCTGCATAAAAGATGCGTTCAATGTGATTGCTTTATACATGGGCTTTTTGAGGAAAAAGGGCAAAGACGGCTCTTAAGATGGCGATCGATATGTTCCAAGCCTGTCTTGTCAGTGTGGTATTACTTTTAAAAAGGGTCTTTTTATGTTTAAACATATTTTATTGTCCGCAATTTTGCTTATGCTTGTTGGGTGTAATGCGAAGAATGTTGATCAGGTTGAGCTTGGCGTAAAAGATCAACCCACAAACAACAACACGGTGCAGACAACTGATGCTGTGCGTTTGCAAAATATGTTTTTATTAAACAGCGGGCGTAAAACAGTTTATATTCACGATTCAGAGTTTGTGGCTTCGCTTTATTTGCGTTTTTCTATTTACGGGCAAACCACTAAATTAAATTCAGTAACTCTAAGCGAGCCTGAAACAACACCAAGTAAAGTGTCGGCACAAACTGTCGCTAAACAAAAAGCTCTTGCAACAACAACGAATGAAAGCCCAAAGACAACCGCAATACCTCATGTAAACGACAAAGAGTTGGTTTTTAAACACTTTCATATTATACACGGTGCGTTTTCGGCTTTTGAACGTATGCGTTTTGCCATTGCTTCAAGACCAGAGAACACAGACCTTAGATTAAATACGCAAAAGCGGTCTCAAGGTTGGTCAGTAGAGCGGATAAATACGGTTTTAAGCGAAAAAGATTGGTTTAGTGCCGTATGGATTACGCATGGAAAAGAAGTTCCGGCAAAATGGTTGGCAAAAAAATATATATTTAGTATTCCAAATCGCAAAAGACGAGTGATTTATGAATACAGAGAGTTTTACCCTGAGTGTATGCCTGTTTTTGATGCTCANNNNNNNNNNNNNNNNNNNNNNNNNNNNNNNNNNNNNNNNNNNNNNNNNNNNNNNNNNNNNNNNNNNNNNNNNNNNNNNNNNNNNNNNNNNNNNNNNNNNNNNNNNNNNNNNNNNNNNNNNNNNNNNNNNNNNNNNNNNNNNNNNNNNNNNNNNNNNNNNNNNNNNNNNNNNNNNNNNNNNNNNNNNNNNNNNNNNNNNNNNNNNNNNNNNNNNNNNNNNNNNNNNNNNNNNNNNNNNNNNNNNNNNNNNNNNNNNNNNNNNNNNNNNNNNNNNNNNNNNNNNNNNNNNNNNNNNNNNNNNNNNNNNNNNNNNNNNNNNNNNNNNNNNNNNNNNNNNNNNNNNNNNNNNNNNNNNNNNNNNNNNNNNNNNNNNNNNNNNNNNNNNNNNNNTAGAAATATTTACGCCTCAATCAACTCAAACTATTCCTTTTAATACAAATATATTAGGTTCTTTTGAGAGAATAGACAAAGACGATACCTTATTTTAAGGCGTGTTTTTTTGCGTAAAGAAAGTTATAATTGTTTTAAGCGTTGCGGTAGGCTGTTATCTAAGGTTACGCTAAAACTTTTAAAAACTTTGTTTATTCTGGCTGTTCCTGGAGTAGCTTTTTTCATTGGTTTAATATCTTTTGCCAATGCACAAATTATATTTGCTTTAGAATCTGTGTTTTGCCAACTTTTTAGACCAACTAAAACCCCGGCTTCTTCCAAACTTTTCTGAGGCACAATATCGCCCCCATGTTTACGTCTTAAGATAAGGTGAGCACTTTGTCCTATTTCACTATGAAGCCAATAATCGTGGGCTAAAGCGATACGCATTAATTCGTGATTGCCTTTTGCACTTTTCCCTAAAAGCAGGACATAGCCGTCTGAGCTGATGAACGTAGAATATAGTTTATTTTCTGTGGTTTTGGGTTGTGAATTTTGCAGTGAATCATTTGATTCTTCAGGTGTTTCTTGTACATATTTTGTTTGACTGCTGACGTTTTCGAGTTCTTTTAAAGACTGTTCAAACTCTTTTTTGACCAATTCTTTTCTTTGAATAAGATAACGTAAACCTCTTTCACCTCGATCAGCTTGTTTGAAAAAGGCTTCCATATTTTCTAAAAGAGTAAGTTTAGGATTGAGTTCAACAATAATATTTTTTTGATTATCCAAAGATTGTACAGTTATTTGGGGCAATTTTTCTTCTTTATTGAAACGATAAAGTTCGGCTTTTATTAAAAGAGCTTTTTCTTTTTCAGCAAACATATTTAAAAGTCGCTCTTCCTCAAAGTCTAATTTTTGCATCAGCTTTTTAAACTTTTTTTGTGCGGTTTTAATCGGTTTTGCTTGTTCATTTCCCAGTTTAGCCCCAATATTTTCCAAGAGTCTTTGTTCGGAAAAATCTTGTACGGCATTTAAACAAGGATATTTACACGTTTCAAATGAAATTTGTTCAAAATTTTTGCTTTCTTCCTTTTCTAAAGCCCATGCAGATAAAACAGCGATGTTTTTGGGTTGTGCTAGATTTTCGGGATTATTGGCAAGGGTGATATTTTTATTTCTATAAACAAAAATATCACCATTTGTGTCTTCTAGGTCTATCAATAAGGCTTTTGCATCTAAAATATCCATATAAGACATTGTATTACGCAAAGCAGGCGTCAAAACAGGATAACGCTCCCAACTTGCAATATTGGAAACTAATTCATTTTGTTGAGAACTTGCTGTTTTGTCTATAGAATTTTTTAATAGCTGTTCTAATATCGCAGTATCGGGGAAAAGAGGCGGTGTAAAAAATTCTTCGTCAAGTTCTTTTAAAAGTTTAACGCCGTTTTTTAGATCAAACAAAAGCCAACAAGGTGGATTTTTTTCTTGGCTTAATATATCTTGTGAAGCTGTAAACGGAAAAGCCATTTGGCGTTTTACCCAGTTTATTTTTGCTTCGCCAAGCTTGCGATCTTGGACATATTTTCTTAAACGCATGACAAAAGCAGGAGGAACAGGAGGATTGGGTAGGGCAATTGAGGAGAGAAAAAGTAGTGGTTCTTTGCGTTCAAATCGAAAATAAAGCTTCCATTTTCTTTGGTCTTTAAATTCGTATGGTAAAAAAAGTTGAAAGCTTAAAGTATTAAGAGCGGGGGCATATATTTTTTCAATTCTGGCACCGTTAAGCAGTTCTTTTAATTCGTCTGCCAGTTTTCTAAAAAAGTGAGCGTCCATTTTTAAGATAATGTTAAAGGTCGTTTTGTTGGTTTTCGCTTTCTTCTTGCTTGCTTTTACAGTTTATACAAAGCTTTGTTACGGGGCGGGCTTTAAGTCTTGGAATTCCAACCTCTTCTCCGCAGTCTTCACAGACTCCAAAAGAACCATCATCAAGACGCTGTATGGCTTCTTTAATTTTTTTTATTAATCTGCGTTCACGATCACGAATTCTAAGAGTAAAAGCACGATCAGATTCCATGGTTGCTCTATCCGCCGGGTCGGCAAATACTTCAGCGTTGTCAGTCATCTCTTCTATAGTGCTGTCGCCTTTATTTTGAGCTTCTTCAATCATTCCGGTTAACAGATTGCGAAAATATTCAAGGTCTTTATGATCCATTTTAAGCTCCAGTATCTTTAAAATATTAGCAGTTTTAAAGATGTTTAGAATGATACCAAAATGTTAATATTCTTATATTCAAGAATCGACTCAGCCGTTAAATGTATAGTTGGTGTGTATAACAAATTTATTATTATTTAATCAAGTTTTTTTATAAATTAAGATTAAACTAAAAAAGTTATAAAAATCATATAGTTTTATTGATATTGTTTTTTTGTTTGTTGCATATTTTATTTCCTTGTATTAAAATAACAATATGAGAGATTATTATATAATAGGTTCATAGTGGCTTCCGACTGGAAAACACACCAAAAATTAAGGATAGAGAAAATTTATTTTTTGTGTAAAATAAGTGGTTTTGTGTTTTAATATATTTTATCGATGTGTAAACAAAGCGTAAAATGATGACAAAAGAACGCAAAACTGAATTTTGCAAGAGTCTTAACATAATAAAAAAATTCTCTTGACTTTTTATCTGTCTTAAGTAATCAATGATTGTTTCAAATTAATGATGGTTAAAATATTTTTTGTAAAAAACATGCATCTCTTGGTGCAGAGGAGTTAATAAGTAATGAGTGCAGAATCTAAAACACTTGCCGGTGCCAAGAAAACCGATAAAGGCGTAGAAGTTAACGGTTTTCTTTGCCACACTGTAGTTGAAAAATGTGAAGGTTGTGATCGTGTGCGTGAATTTGAAGGGCAAAGTTTTTGTGCTTCTTATCCTCAGCCTGAGCGTAAATGGTCTTTAGGGCGTTGTAACTTTGCGACTCACGTTAAAGAAGCTCAAGCTGCCGGTGCTAAAGTTAACCCGCTTAAAGCTTCTAAGCGTAGTACTGCGTCAAAACGTAAGTAATCTTTATACTTTTTTAAAGTTTATAGACACAAAGAACCTGTTGATAAAGCAGGTTTTTTGTGTTTTCGCAATTGTTGAATTCTGCTTGCGAATTGAAAAAATATAGTGTATCTTCTTTTCTCTTTATAATATAACCATTTTTAAAACAGTAAATATAACACAATGCTAAACAATATTCTGAAATATTTGGATACAACCAGAGAGCGAGTTATTGAAATTCAGAGTGCTTTAACTGAAAAAATTGCGATAGGTCCGGAAAACAACGGAGTCGGAGAACAGGAAAAAGCTAAGTTTTTAGTAGATACCTTAAAAAAACTCGGTGTGAATGATATTACTGTTTATGATTCTCTTGATCCTCGAGTGCCGAGTGGTAAGCGTCCCAATATTGTCGCCAAGGTGAATCTTGTTCGAGATACTACTGAAAAAGTAAAAACTCTTTGGGTCGCAGGACACATGGACGTTGTTCCGGCCGGAGAATTAAGTCTTTGGAGTTCTGATCCTTTTAAACTTAAGGTTGATGGCGATTATATTATTGGAAGAGGGGTTGAAGACAACCAGCAAGCGATAACTAGTGCTTTATTGGCAACAGAAGCCTTGTTGTATTCTCAACAAAATAATAATGTAACACAAACTCCTAAATATAATTTAGGGTTACTTTTTGTTGCTGATGAAGAAACAGGTAATAAACATGGAATACAGTTTTTACTTGAACAACATGCTGAACTTTTTGACAAAGAAGATATATTTTTAATTCCCGATTATGGGAATAATGAAGGTTCAGATATTGAAATCGCCGAAAAAACACAACTTTGGCTCAAAGTAACTGTTTTAGGGCGACAATGCCACGCCTCTACACCAGATTGCGGGATAAACTCATTAAAAGCTGCGGCTGCTTGTATCTTAAGCGTTGATAATATGCACAAGCGTTTTTCGAAGGAAAATTCCTTGTTTAATCCTACAATAAGCACTTTTTCACCCACCAAAAAAGAACTGAACGTAGAGAATATTAATACTATTCCGGGTAAAGACGTTTTTTATATTGATTGTAGAATTATTCCTGAAACCGCAGTTGAAGATGTGTTATCAGAAATGAAGGATTTATTGGAAAAAACTGCCGGTAAATATGGTGCATCAGTGAACATTGAAATAGTTCAACTTTCACCTCAAACTCCATCAGAATCAAATAACTCTGAATTTTTTCTTAAACTCAAAAAAGCCATTAAAAACTTTTATAACGTTGATTCCAGAGCTGTTGGAATAGGCGGCGGAACTGTTGCCGGTTTATTAAGAGCCAAAGGTTTTTCGGCCTTGGTCTGGTCTAAACTTATTCCTAATCCGCATGTTCCAAACGAAAAAAGCCGTATTTCCTGTAATATTGGAGATGCTAAAGTTATAGTCGAATTATTGTTTTAGTTTTTTCAACCTAGGAACTTTATAATTTTTTGAGGAGTATGTATGTCTGTTGGGGCTGTTAACAATACTGCGGTTAAGAATAGAATTGACTATCTTGATTTTGTAAAAGGTTTGGCAATTATTAGCGTTGTGTTGCTTCATACTTTACCGTCTGGGTGGTTAAAACCTATTTTTGCCGTGTTTCATATCTGGCAAGCAGTTCCGGTTTTTATTTTTGTTGCCGGAATAACAGGTTGTATTACTTGGGAAAGAAGAAAAAAGAATATCTCAGCTTATTATAAAGACTTACCGTCAAAGATATGGGGTCTTTATTTACCTTATATTATTGCTGTATTATTATATCAATTATATGTTTTTGATTTTATGAATCCTTTTCATTTTGTTACTAGTATTTTATCCGGATCAGTCGGTCCGGGTGGTTATTTCGTAAGTTTAATCGTTCAACATATGTTAATTTTTCCCTTTATTTTAATGTTGCGTGATAAACTTGGCAATGACAATAAATTTCTTTTAGCCTGTCTGTTTATTTCATTTTTATTGGAATGGTTATTCGTATCGGCTTGTGCGGCTGACCCTAATGCAGACAACATGTTTTATCGCTTTTTTTATGGGCGTTATTTGTTTGTTGCGGCTTTGGGTGCGACTTTTTACAATAATCAAAGTTTGTTTTCGGCGTTTAAATTACGAGTTTTATCAGGAATCAGTATTGTTTATATTATTTTGACGCTATATTTTGGAATTTCGCTTTCATTTATTCCAAACGAGTGGAACCCACAACATTATCCTTCTTATTTTTATACTTATTTATTAGTAGCTTGGCTTGTAAAAAATAAAAATAAGGTCTCTGATTCATTACACCATATTATTTCTAAATTTGGTAAAAATTCGTATGATATTTTTATCACTCAACTTTTTATTTTCAGTACTTTTGGCGTAAGTATGCGTCATGGATTTTTTACGGCGTTATTATTGCCTTTTATTTGCTTATATGGTGGTTTGTTGGTGGCTTATTTGAAAAAGAAATATACCTTAATATGAAAAATATTAATTTGTTTTTGCTATTTTTAGCTGTATGTTTACTTTCTGGTTGTGGGCTTGCACAAGCTGGGGCATTATCAGCTTTTGAAAGTAATTATCATTTTCCTGATGATGCTTCTCGTGAAAAGGTTTTAAGCATTGCCGAAAAATATCCTTTAGAAGCCTTAGTAAGTAGTAAGTTTTATGAAGTAGCCACTCCAAATGATGTTGAAAAAATAATAAATATATATGGAGCTTCTTTAAAAAATAAAAATAAAAGAAGTTTTAGTGTGGGGAGTAAAAGTGAATGGGGTGGTAGTGCACTTGTAGGGATATTGCTACCAATATATCAACTAGAAAGTGATGCTCAAGACCCACTAACTATAGCCTTAAAACATTCGCCTCATGTTGAAGTTATTAAAAAATTAGTACAAGCTGGCTGTAACCCCATTGGTCGATCAAAAGATTATGCTGAACGCGGACACAATCGCGGGTACAATCCAGAAATTTTATCTTATTTATTAAGTTATTCTCCCAATATTCCCGAAATAGGAAAAGTATTACAACAGAGAGCAAGGGGGTATAGCTATGATGAGCCTGATGATCTAGAATTTATGCGTGTTTTATTAACACAGACAAAAAATTTAGGCACAAAAGAGCTAAACTATCAAGAGGAATACGATTCAAAAACCCCTTTAATGAACGTTTGTGGTCGTGGTAACAATCATGGTAACAGCAATGAACAATTAGTATTTTTGTTGTTACAACTTGGTGCAGACTCGGAGATAACACTTAAAAACGGTGAACGAGCAATTGGTTTCGCTTTAGAACGAGGAAACTATAATATAGCCAAAGAAATGATAAAATATGGTGTGAATACAACTTATCTTACTAATAAAAATGAAACACTCCTCAACAAGGCTGTACCTAAATATCAACAAGAACCTGACCATGAATTATTTTTAATGCTTGCTTCTAAAGTGGAAGCAACAGGAGAAGCAGGACAAAATGCTTTAAAAGCAGCTATTTATGTTGGCAGTGTAGAGGCTACAAAAATTTTAATAAAACGAGGGGCAAAGTTAAATTCGACTACAACTTACGATATAGGAGAATGGACACCAAAACAAAAAGAGGTAATTGCCTTAAAGACACCAAAACAAAAAGAAATGATTGCCTTACAGAAATTAAAACAAAAAGAAATGATTGCCTTTTTAAAAAAAAATGGGATGAAGTTTAATACAATTAGCTAACGATATAATATCATTTTAAGTGTCAATAGTTCATAAAGTGCTTGCAAAATTTATATTTGCTTGTTATCTCATAGAACGAATTTGTTATATTGCTTTTTAAGGAGTTACCCATGAGCGGGGAAGAAACCGGAATTGTAGAAACTGAAAGCTTTGCTGATTTATTGGACGCACATAGTAAAGCCACTGAAAATCTTCGTCAAGGTATGCGTGTTAAGTGTACCGTTGTGGCGATTACTGTAGACACAATCTTT encodes:
- a CDS encoding major capsid protein — translated: MGETLKNLATRFARKQPQQVDQLTEEAPILGVIPFEPASHDLWNMYEDVEDITGAGWVEMNAPLPELELSSTLKKVDLAILGGEIECPEDTANLFGGKEAYFSKKLPKIIRKSGMSAEQRIIYDNFRAFAVQNKKAFSAGGTGLGNSILAVRFVSGETCGLYGPQCFNQGTLLNTQSLNGGDLYKSTNPARNGVLVYGLRLKSYLGIQIGNKNSVSALVNITASSIPTATMIDDMLAEVRATPGSTYLFMHEKTRNMLCKYKADSLHISSGSKDVDRMITHWNGIEIVTSYNFLDNAEKAVTL
- a CDS encoding portal protein, producing the protein MKQTTLEKAKARVNLLEQHRQPMNEVWGELAKYLAPGRGAKNLTSQYDTLKSNSSSKNIFDATAIRAVRILASGMQSGLSSPARPWFRLRSFANETHNSGPIRRWLDEVENRIYASLARSNFYSAIHSLYTELAVFGSANLYMEACPEYNFRFECLSAGEYSWGIGENGRITSVARHIKVPLSVLASRFGVSRLSSNAQKLLSKDASQSIELVHLVEPRHQRKPNFIDHANLPYASILFEVDNSATELLHEGGFSEFPHLCARWEVISGEIYGRSPGLDTLPDIRMLQEMNKSQLLAVHKMVNPPMRVPLGFKQRLSLIPGAVNFVTPGQSDAIAPLYQIHPNLNALSSKIEDVRQSIKEGLFNDLFLMFAGGKLNNLTATEVLERSNEKLLLLGPVVERHQSEILSPLITRAFGILQRSGALPEMPKELIDVPLKIEFVSSLAQAQKIGTANSIRRLTADVASLAGLSPTVLEKLNFEQAIDELANLAGVPASMVNSNDELKNIRQKQQEQSTKAIFEKELSGLFNKKLTPFLDKVLDNMFKEMNNSTNSESQNKDKDKTREVK
- a CDS encoding NFACT RNA binding domain-containing protein is translated as MDAHFFRKLADELKELLNGARIEKIYAPALNTLSFQLFLPYEFKDQRKWKLYFRFERKEPLLFLSSIALPNPPVPPAFVMRLRKYVQDRKLGEAKINWVKRQMAFPFTASQDILSQEKNPPCWLLFDLKNGVKLLKELDEEFFTPPLFPDTAILEQLLKNSIDKTASSQQNELVSNIASWERYPVLTPALRNTMSYMDILDAKALLIDLEDTNGDIFVYRNKNITLANNPENLAQPKNIAVLSAWALEKEESKNFEQISFETCKYPCLNAVQDFSEQRLLENIGAKLGNEQAKPIKTAQKKFKKLMQKLDFEEERLLNMFAEKEKALLIKAELYRFNKEEKLPQITVQSLDNQKNIIVELNPKLTLLENMEAFFKQADRGERGLRYLIQRKELVKKEFEQSLKELENVSSQTKYVQETPEESNDSLQNSQPKTTENKLYSTFISSDGYVLLLGKSAKGNHELMRIALAHDYWLHSEIGQSAHLILRRKHGGDIVPQKSLEEAGVLVGLKSWQNTDSKANIICALAKDIKPMKKATPGTARINKVFKSFSVTLDNSLPQRLKQL
- the dksA gene encoding RNA polymerase-binding protein DksA; amino-acid sequence: MDHKDLEYFRNLLTGMIEEAQNKGDSTIEEMTDNAEVFADPADRATMESDRAFTLRIRDRERRLIKKIKEAIQRLDDGSFGVCEDCGEEVGIPRLKARPVTKLCINCKSKQEESENQQNDL
- a CDS encoding PxxKW family cysteine-rich protein; this encodes MSAESKTLAGAKKTDKGVEVNGFLCHTVVEKCEGCDRVREFEGQSFCASYPQPERKWSLGRCNFATHVKEAQAAGAKVNPLKASKRSTASKRK
- a CDS encoding M20 family metallo-hydrolase; the encoded protein is MLNNILKYLDTTRERVIEIQSALTEKIAIGPENNGVGEQEKAKFLVDTLKKLGVNDITVYDSLDPRVPSGKRPNIVAKVNLVRDTTEKVKTLWVAGHMDVVPAGELSLWSSDPFKLKVDGDYIIGRGVEDNQQAITSALLATEALLYSQQNNNVTQTPKYNLGLLFVADEETGNKHGIQFLLEQHAELFDKEDIFLIPDYGNNEGSDIEIAEKTQLWLKVTVLGRQCHASTPDCGINSLKAAAACILSVDNMHKRFSKENSLFNPTISTFSPTKKELNVENINTIPGKDVFYIDCRIIPETAVEDVLSEMKDLLEKTAGKYGASVNIEIVQLSPQTPSESNNSEFFLKLKKAIKNFYNVDSRAVGIGGGTVAGLLRAKGFSALVWSKLIPNPHVPNEKSRISCNIGDAKVIVELLF
- a CDS encoding acyltransferase family protein; translation: MSVGAVNNTAVKNRIDYLDFVKGLAIISVVLLHTLPSGWLKPIFAVFHIWQAVPVFIFVAGITGCITWERRKKNISAYYKDLPSKIWGLYLPYIIAVLLYQLYVFDFMNPFHFVTSILSGSVGPGGYFVSLIVQHMLIFPFILMLRDKLGNDNKFLLACLFISFLLEWLFVSACAADPNADNMFYRFFYGRYLFVAALGATFYNNQSLFSAFKLRVLSGISIVYIILTLYFGISLSFIPNEWNPQHYPSYFYTYLLVAWLVKNKNKVSDSLHHIISKFGKNSYDIFITQLFIFSTFGVSMRHGFFTALLLPFICLYGGLLVAYLKKKYTLI